One window of the Archangium primigenium genome contains the following:
- a CDS encoding diacylglycerol/lipid kinase family protein: MMIQPLRALDARPNVAPLGAPEHEVAVLLNANARRVDAQVVKSLSHVVPEKDLFLSRSELDCRRIVSTVLERDYPVVFTGGGDGTFLGFVNEVYRQLETRRFAGKRPPRFGVLKLGTGNGLATFVNAGQGVAGHVRDVMSAREGKVSGQRRMDLLLVDGKRTPFAGLGVDGKLLNDYVWVKSNLGRGVLKRVMSGPGGYFSAVAFKTVPHYLSHSTWVECEITNGRAGEAWRVGPDGEPVGAPIAPGQTLFKGPLMMAAAATMPFYGYGFRMFPFAGERRGMMQLRLGQLRAPSILANLPRLWEGRWFPEGLLDFHAREVHIRFATPMPFQVGGDAAGYREEVTLSVAPEPVEMLDFRTTRQ; the protein is encoded by the coding sequence ATGATGATCCAGCCCCTGCGAGCCCTGGATGCGCGCCCGAACGTGGCCCCCCTGGGTGCTCCCGAGCACGAGGTCGCGGTGTTGTTGAACGCGAACGCCCGTCGGGTGGATGCACAGGTGGTGAAGTCCTTGTCGCACGTGGTGCCGGAGAAGGATTTGTTCCTGTCGCGCTCGGAGCTGGACTGCCGGCGCATCGTGAGCACGGTGCTCGAGCGCGACTACCCGGTGGTGTTCACGGGGGGTGGAGACGGGACCTTCCTGGGGTTCGTGAACGAGGTGTACCGGCAGTTGGAGACGCGCCGGTTCGCGGGCAAGCGGCCCCCGCGCTTCGGGGTGCTGAAGCTGGGCACGGGCAACGGCCTGGCCACGTTCGTGAACGCCGGACAGGGTGTGGCGGGCCACGTGCGGGACGTGATGAGCGCGCGCGAGGGCAAGGTGTCGGGCCAGCGGCGCATGGACCTGCTCCTGGTGGACGGCAAGCGCACGCCCTTCGCGGGGCTGGGCGTGGATGGCAAGCTGCTCAACGACTACGTCTGGGTGAAGAGCAACCTGGGCCGGGGCGTTCTCAAGCGGGTGATGTCGGGGCCGGGCGGGTATTTCTCGGCGGTGGCCTTCAAGACGGTGCCGCACTACCTCTCCCACTCGACCTGGGTGGAGTGCGAGATCACCAACGGGCGGGCGGGCGAGGCCTGGCGGGTGGGCCCGGACGGCGAGCCCGTCGGCGCGCCGATCGCACCGGGGCAGACCCTGTTCAAGGGCCCTTTGATGATGGCGGCGGCGGCGACGATGCCCTTCTACGGGTACGGCTTCCGGATGTTCCCCTTCGCGGGGGAGCGTCGCGGGATGATGCAACTGCGGCTGGGCCAGCTGCGCGCCCCCAGCATCCTGGCGAACCTGCCCCGGCTCTGGGAGGGGCGCTGGTTCCCGGAGGGGTTGCTCGACTTCCACGCGCGGGAAGTCCACATCCGCTTCGCCACCCCCATGCCCTTCCAGGTGGGTGGAGACGCGGCGGGATACCGCGAAGAGGTGACGTTGAGCGTGGCGCCCGAGCCGGTGGAGATGCTGGACTTCCGCACCACCCGGCAGTGA
- a CDS encoding AAA family ATPase: MHPPANAQPQAAQAFRHFFQELREVYLERETLFTQIELALLCREHVLVVGPPGTAKSAIASAVLGRILDEKTGQPSLFAKQIAESTVQTDLIGPVDFKVLTETGRTEFLTEDGMLGATHAFLDEVFDGRDMLLRSVLNVLHERELKHGRRVTSGRIECAIMTSNRYLSEVLARSPELLLAFADRLSFISFVPKSFARSASRAAMLQRSAHGLRPDLRAQLSLQQLDVLQAAVERVVVSSVLLEAIELLTDELERALTAQVSKLPDYVPTKYFSQRSVVKALWALKAAVVRDQLYRHPERPLEATVEDLDALRWFFLLGGPPAEESEALLKVAVDPRERAQLEIVRIEQEAFDAALAKVRAELGSGPEREAATLGAAEELKKVEALTRGFQPGLVTTSAQQLRVKLVPGPRHADNRELLLGAARGLLASVGQRLTRGPIEGTESRLGLPMFTALVEVTRLSGLVPELGSLRPTLIEATSRFLVQSLELMALNAESLSFDEAVSADGLLGAANGLAEELAQVEELLALMAESHVVLASQLRRDEAEARQRAVTVLRQRVASVFPGTRSRRDPLDALSADSRRLAQIEQALCRLDPSQRGLKQQLLQPLGFDYARSVLGTVPFERIDQLSRTVLSVAENLRREGLTPEPVFVECREVLETRVRDYVRNVGRELASVPPAPQAAISGEAYHFYRGDFSQQARDGEFSALLGLEGQLAFARAPSATFFLSEAVREAVARVDLAFVQTRLKFLRSWLTQLLTALPAPQTAQNRASADHIFDRLVRSRFPMLTLKEGELVRLKGVLGVLMAVPGEPGESARKLEGVLRGINEDFTNFSKQLLERRASL, from the coding sequence ATCCACCCTCCCGCCAACGCCCAGCCCCAGGCCGCCCAGGCCTTCCGTCATTTCTTCCAGGAGCTGCGCGAGGTCTACCTGGAGCGGGAGACGCTGTTCACGCAGATCGAGCTGGCGCTGCTGTGCCGTGAGCACGTGCTGGTGGTGGGCCCGCCCGGTACCGCCAAGAGCGCCATCGCCTCGGCGGTGCTCGGCCGCATCCTGGACGAGAAGACCGGTCAACCCTCGCTCTTCGCCAAGCAGATCGCCGAGTCCACGGTGCAGACCGATCTCATCGGGCCGGTGGACTTCAAGGTCCTCACCGAGACGGGCCGCACCGAGTTCCTCACCGAGGACGGCATGCTGGGGGCCACCCATGCCTTCCTCGACGAGGTGTTCGACGGGCGCGACATGCTCCTGCGCTCCGTGCTCAACGTGCTGCACGAGCGCGAGCTCAAGCACGGGCGCCGGGTGACGAGCGGCCGCATCGAGTGCGCCATCATGACGAGCAACCGCTACCTCTCCGAGGTCCTCGCGCGCTCGCCCGAGCTCCTGCTCGCCTTCGCCGACCGCCTGAGCTTCATCTCCTTCGTGCCCAAGTCCTTCGCGCGCTCGGCCAGCCGCGCCGCCATGTTGCAGCGCTCCGCCCACGGGCTGCGTCCGGACCTGCGCGCGCAGCTGTCCCTGCAACAGCTCGACGTGCTCCAGGCCGCCGTGGAGCGGGTGGTCGTGTCCAGCGTCCTGCTCGAGGCCATCGAGCTACTCACCGACGAGCTCGAGCGCGCGCTCACGGCCCAGGTGTCCAAGCTGCCCGACTACGTCCCCACCAAGTACTTCTCCCAGCGCTCGGTGGTGAAGGCGCTCTGGGCCCTCAAGGCCGCGGTGGTGCGCGACCAGCTCTACCGCCACCCGGAGCGGCCCCTGGAGGCCACCGTGGAGGACCTGGACGCGCTGCGCTGGTTCTTCCTGCTCGGAGGGCCGCCCGCCGAGGAGTCCGAGGCCCTGCTCAAGGTGGCGGTGGATCCCCGGGAGCGGGCCCAGTTGGAGATCGTCCGCATCGAGCAGGAGGCCTTCGACGCGGCGCTGGCCAAGGTGCGCGCCGAGCTGGGCTCGGGTCCGGAGCGCGAGGCGGCGACCCTGGGCGCGGCCGAGGAGCTCAAGAAGGTGGAGGCGCTCACGCGTGGCTTCCAGCCCGGACTGGTGACCACGAGCGCCCAGCAGTTGCGCGTCAAGCTCGTGCCGGGCCCCCGCCATGCGGACAACCGGGAGCTGCTCCTGGGCGCCGCGCGGGGCCTGCTCGCGAGCGTGGGGCAGCGGCTCACGCGGGGGCCCATCGAGGGGACCGAGTCACGCCTCGGCCTGCCCATGTTCACCGCGCTCGTGGAGGTCACGCGCCTGAGCGGCCTGGTGCCGGAGCTGGGCTCCCTGCGGCCCACCCTGATCGAGGCCACGAGCCGCTTCCTCGTGCAGTCACTCGAGCTGATGGCGCTCAACGCCGAGAGCCTGTCGTTCGACGAGGCGGTCTCCGCCGATGGGCTGCTCGGTGCCGCCAACGGCCTCGCCGAGGAGCTCGCCCAGGTGGAGGAGCTGCTGGCCCTGATGGCGGAGAGCCATGTCGTCCTGGCCTCGCAGCTGCGCCGCGATGAGGCCGAGGCGCGCCAGCGCGCCGTGACCGTCCTGCGCCAGCGCGTGGCCAGTGTCTTCCCGGGCACCCGTTCCCGGCGGGATCCGCTCGACGCGCTCTCGGCGGACTCGCGTCGGCTCGCGCAGATCGAACAGGCCCTGTGCCGCCTGGATCCCTCGCAGCGGGGGCTCAAGCAGCAGCTGCTGCAGCCGCTCGGCTTCGACTACGCCCGGAGCGTGCTGGGCACCGTGCCCTTCGAGCGCATCGATCAGCTCTCGCGCACGGTGCTGTCGGTGGCGGAGAACCTGCGGCGCGAGGGCCTGACGCCCGAGCCCGTGTTCGTCGAGTGCCGGGAGGTCCTGGAAACCCGCGTGCGCGACTACGTGCGCAACGTGGGCCGGGAGCTGGCGAGCGTTCCCCCGGCGCCCCAGGCGGCCATCAGCGGCGAGGCCTATCACTTCTACCGCGGTGACTTCTCCCAGCAGGCGCGGGATGGCGAGTTCTCCGCGCTGCTGGGCCTGGAGGGACAGCTCGCCTTCGCCCGCGCGCCCTCCGCGACGTTCTTCCTGTCCGAGGCCGTGCGCGAGGCCGTGGCCCGGGTGGACCTGGCCTTCGTGCAGACGCGGCTCAAGTTCCTGCGCAGCTGGCTCACCCAGCTGCTCACCGCCTTGCCCGCGCCCCAGACCGCGCAGAACCGGGCCTCGGCGGATCACATCTTCGATCGTCTGGTGCGCAGTCGCTTCCCCATGCTCACCCTCAAGGAGGGGGAGTTGGTGCGCCTCAAGGGCGTGCTCGGCGTGCTGATGGCGGTGCCGGGCGAGCCGGGCGAGAGCGCGCGCAAGCTGGAGGGGGTGCTGCGCGGCATCAACGAGGACTTCACGAACTTCAGCAAGCAGTTGCTGGAGCGGCGGGCCTCGTTGTGA
- the dnaK gene encoding molecular chaperone DnaK, translated as MGKIIGIDLGTTNSVVAIMEGREPKVLTNEEGARTTPSVVAFAKDGERLVGQVAKRQAITNPERTIYSIKRFMGRRFEETAEEAKLVPYKVVRGPHGDARVELDGKTYSAPEISAQVLLKLKRAAENYLGEKVTEAVITVPAYFNDAQRQATKDAGEIAGLTVRRIVNEPTAAALAYGMDKKKDEKIAVYDFGGGTFDVSILEVGENVVEVLATNGDTHLGGDNIDLTLMNWLIAEFKKDNGIDVSKDKMVLQRLKEAAEKAKIELSSTMDTEINLPFLTADASGPKHLNVRLSRAKFEAMINDLVERSLEPCRKCLKDSGLDVKELHEVVLVGGSTRIPMVQEAVKRLFGKEPNRSVNPDEVVAVGAAVQAGVLSGEVKDILLLDVTPLSLGVETLGGVMTKLIERNTTIPTRKSETFSTAADGQTQVEIHVLQGEREMAGDNRSLGRFHLTGMPPAPRGVPQIEVTFDIDANGILNVNAKDKATGKEQKVTISHSSGLAKDEVEKMVRAAKENETADKARRELIEIKNQAESQVYAAEKMVKENREKLPAEAVTTLEAAIKGVNDVREGDNKDAIKSALDALQQASYKIAEEMYKATGGAPGAEGATPPPGAEGAAPGSSAKPKDDVVDAEFRQS; from the coding sequence GTGGGCAAGATCATTGGAATCGACCTGGGCACCACCAACAGCGTGGTGGCGATCATGGAGGGTCGCGAGCCCAAGGTCCTCACCAACGAGGAAGGGGCGCGCACCACCCCGTCCGTCGTCGCCTTCGCCAAGGACGGCGAGCGGCTCGTGGGGCAGGTGGCCAAGCGGCAGGCCATCACCAACCCCGAGCGCACCATCTACTCCATCAAGCGCTTCATGGGCCGGCGGTTCGAGGAGACCGCCGAGGAGGCCAAGCTCGTCCCCTACAAGGTCGTGCGCGGCCCCCACGGCGACGCGCGCGTGGAGCTGGACGGCAAGACCTACAGCGCGCCGGAGATCTCCGCGCAGGTGCTGCTCAAGCTCAAGCGCGCCGCCGAGAACTACCTGGGCGAGAAGGTGACCGAGGCGGTCATCACCGTGCCGGCCTACTTCAACGACGCCCAGCGCCAGGCCACCAAGGACGCCGGTGAGATCGCCGGCCTCACCGTGCGCCGCATCGTGAACGAGCCCACCGCCGCGGCGCTCGCCTACGGCATGGACAAGAAGAAGGACGAGAAGATCGCCGTCTACGACTTCGGCGGCGGCACCTTCGACGTGTCCATCCTCGAGGTGGGCGAGAACGTGGTCGAGGTGCTCGCCACCAACGGCGACACGCACCTGGGCGGCGACAACATCGACCTGACCCTCATGAACTGGCTCATCGCCGAGTTCAAGAAGGACAACGGCATCGACGTCTCCAAGGACAAGATGGTGCTGCAGCGCCTCAAGGAGGCCGCCGAGAAGGCGAAGATCGAGCTGTCCAGCACCATGGACACCGAGATCAACCTGCCGTTCCTCACGGCCGATGCCTCCGGTCCCAAGCACCTCAACGTGCGCCTGTCGCGCGCCAAGTTCGAGGCGATGATCAACGACCTGGTCGAGCGCTCGCTCGAGCCGTGCCGCAAGTGCCTCAAGGACTCGGGCCTGGACGTGAAGGAGCTGCACGAGGTGGTGCTCGTGGGCGGCTCCACGCGCATCCCCATGGTCCAGGAGGCCGTCAAGCGGCTGTTCGGCAAGGAGCCCAACCGCTCCGTGAACCCGGACGAGGTCGTGGCCGTGGGCGCGGCGGTGCAGGCCGGCGTGCTCTCCGGTGAGGTCAAGGACATCCTCCTGCTGGACGTGACCCCGCTGTCGCTGGGCGTGGAGACCCTCGGTGGCGTGATGACCAAGCTCATCGAGCGCAACACCACCATCCCCACCCGCAAGTCGGAGACCTTCTCCACCGCGGCCGACGGGCAGACCCAGGTGGAGATCCACGTGCTGCAGGGTGAGCGCGAGATGGCGGGCGACAACCGCAGCCTCGGCCGCTTCCACCTGACGGGCATGCCCCCGGCGCCCCGCGGCGTGCCGCAGATCGAGGTGACGTTCGACATCGACGCCAACGGCATCCTCAACGTCAACGCCAAGGACAAGGCGACGGGCAAGGAGCAGAAGGTCACCATCAGCCACTCCTCGGGCCTGGCCAAGGACGAGGTGGAGAAGATGGTGCGCGCCGCCAAGGAGAACGAGACGGCCGACAAGGCCCGCCGCGAGCTCATCGAGATCAAGAACCAGGCCGAGTCCCAGGTGTACGCGGCCGAGAAGATGGTGAAGGAGAACCGCGAGAAGCTCCCCGCCGAGGCCGTGACCACGCTCGAGGCCGCCATCAAGGGCGTCAACGACGTGCGCGAGGGCGACAACAAGGACGCCATCAAGAGCGCCCTGGATGCGCTGCAGCAGGCCAGCTACAAGATCGCCGAGGAGATGTACAAGGCCACCGGCGGCGCGCCGGGCGCCGAGGGCGCCACGCCGCCTCCGGGCGCCGAGGGCGCGGCTCCGGGCAGCTCCGCCAAGCCCAAGGACGACGTGGTGGACGCCGAGTTCCGCCAGTCGTGA
- a CDS encoding vWA domain-containing protein — protein sequence MLGTRLSRLRGRLDALQAPVSPAEGLRGWWKGVTAPSEADLSLPTLTALDRALERVGVHTLADARLLFDLGVKKGRVGELATGLGARADEALVEFERALEAVEKMHRVGRTPPGARTALERGFLQLSRVLRVADLFVSPSPETPAEAQVLFPRSTTAGDAQGVPGRARMAVAEFFAQRARTTVDDVVQKRRDLDVAHELLLRIGMEHDRERGVALRHEVAQARERVREVPATRSLEALVAQVRQSAVREPHLAWRSLKGLYDRALEARQPELAAAARAALTPLLPSRDALRALVESSEREELRHWFGEDTPPAPSDAAPQREATSPDELLADLAFTLRPEQRAAFELAAGCARYFDVEDVLSDEIIEVNTRKVRPVPRQVPYPTQNMTFERTGGLHDVHNFVIADPRMLVYDLAAHRQLVRAYLEDEPPPERQKKKRTAVRVYVCDASGSMHGPRARFRDALIIAELNNLRVKVRQGKPFDPLYFSFFNDTPTELSRVDTVLQATRQIEKLFHHSPAEGQTDISLALMSAFDSIRAARGRDPYLARATVVLITDGEDRVDMELIRRTRAPMDSLDIALSFVSLGEENPDLKALVEEQRARGGRAFYHHLSDREIQWARTAFDSPWRTLLPRDVPVTPQAIDALAPHLAALEALATGRAAPSTALVAEASFDALFPEPSRLSGPDTPDAPGPEVARRVADILDALVEAAALAPADRRATESLGLLHHLLEVYQISPARYLAALATRGPELHPLVTRVRLLCRPFG from the coding sequence GTGCTCGGCACTCGGCTCTCCCGCCTGCGGGGGCGGTTGGACGCGCTCCAGGCCCCGGTGTCCCCGGCCGAGGGGCTGCGGGGCTGGTGGAAGGGCGTCACGGCTCCCTCCGAGGCGGACCTCTCGCTGCCCACCCTCACGGCGCTCGACCGGGCCCTGGAGCGCGTGGGCGTGCACACCCTGGCGGACGCCCGGCTGTTGTTCGACCTGGGCGTGAAGAAGGGCCGGGTAGGGGAGCTGGCCACGGGGCTGGGCGCGCGCGCGGACGAGGCCCTGGTGGAGTTCGAGCGCGCGCTCGAGGCCGTGGAGAAGATGCACCGCGTGGGCCGCACGCCCCCGGGGGCGCGGACGGCCCTGGAGCGGGGCTTCCTGCAACTGTCCCGGGTGCTGCGGGTGGCGGATCTGTTCGTGTCCCCCTCGCCCGAGACGCCCGCGGAGGCCCAGGTGCTCTTTCCCCGCTCCACGACGGCGGGAGACGCGCAGGGCGTGCCGGGCCGGGCCCGCATGGCCGTGGCCGAGTTCTTCGCCCAGCGCGCGCGCACCACCGTGGACGACGTGGTGCAAAAGCGCAGGGACCTGGATGTGGCCCACGAGCTGCTGCTGCGCATCGGCATGGAGCATGACCGCGAGCGGGGCGTGGCGCTGCGCCACGAGGTGGCCCAGGCCCGCGAGCGCGTGCGGGAAGTCCCCGCGACCCGCTCCCTGGAGGCGCTCGTCGCCCAGGTCCGTCAGTCCGCCGTGCGCGAGCCCCACCTCGCCTGGCGCTCGCTCAAGGGGCTCTATGACCGCGCCCTGGAGGCCCGGCAGCCCGAGCTCGCCGCGGCGGCCCGCGCGGCCCTGACCCCCTTGCTCCCGTCCCGGGACGCCCTGCGCGCCCTGGTGGAGTCCTCCGAGCGCGAGGAGCTGCGGCACTGGTTCGGAGAGGACACGCCGCCCGCCCCGAGCGATGCCGCCCCTCAGCGGGAGGCGACCTCGCCCGATGAGCTGCTCGCGGACCTGGCCTTCACCTTGCGGCCCGAGCAGCGCGCCGCCTTCGAGCTGGCGGCCGGGTGTGCCCGCTACTTCGACGTGGAGGACGTGCTCTCGGACGAGATCATCGAGGTGAACACGCGCAAGGTGCGCCCCGTGCCCCGGCAGGTGCCATACCCCACGCAGAACATGACGTTCGAGCGCACGGGCGGCCTGCACGACGTGCACAACTTCGTCATCGCCGACCCGCGCATGCTCGTCTACGACCTGGCCGCCCACCGGCAGCTGGTCCGGGCCTACCTGGAGGACGAGCCCCCTCCCGAGCGCCAGAAGAAGAAGCGCACCGCCGTGCGCGTCTACGTCTGTGATGCCTCGGGCTCCATGCATGGCCCCCGCGCGCGCTTCCGCGATGCCCTCATCATCGCCGAGCTCAACAACCTGCGCGTCAAGGTCCGCCAGGGCAAACCCTTCGATCCGCTCTACTTCTCCTTCTTCAACGACACGCCCACGGAGCTGTCCCGCGTGGACACCGTCCTGCAGGCCACCCGGCAGATCGAGAAGCTCTTCCACCACTCGCCCGCCGAGGGCCAGACGGACATCTCCCTCGCGCTCATGTCCGCCTTCGACTCCATCCGCGCCGCGCGCGGTCGCGATCCCTACCTGGCGCGCGCCACCGTGGTGCTCATCACCGACGGCGAGGACCGCGTGGACATGGAGCTCATCCGGCGCACCCGCGCGCCCATGGACTCGCTCGACATCGCGCTGAGCTTCGTGTCGCTCGGCGAGGAGAACCCGGACCTCAAGGCGCTCGTCGAGGAGCAGCGCGCCCGCGGTGGCCGCGCCTTCTACCACCACCTGTCCGATCGGGAGATCCAGTGGGCGCGCACCGCGTTCGACAGCCCCTGGCGCACCCTCCTGCCGCGCGACGTGCCCGTCACGCCCCAGGCCATCGACGCCCTCGCGCCCCACCTGGCCGCGCTGGAGGCCCTCGCCACCGGACGCGCGGCGCCCTCCACGGCCCTGGTCGCCGAGGCCTCGTTCGACGCGCTCTTCCCCGAGCCCTCGCGCCTGTCGGGCCCGGACACCCCGGACGCCCCCGGCCCCGAGGTGGCCCGTCGCGTGGCGGACATCCTCGATGCCCTCGTGGAGGCCGCCGCGCTGGCGCCCGCGGACCGCCGCGCCACCGAGAGCCTCGGGCTCTTGCACCACCTGCTCGAGGTGTACCAGATCTCCCCGGCGCGCTACCTCGCCGCGCTCGCCACCCGGGGGCCGGAGTTGCATCCGCTCGTCACGCGGGTGCGCCTGCTGTGCCGCCCGTTCGGCTAG